From one Catellatospora sp. IY07-71 genomic stretch:
- a CDS encoding PadR family transcriptional regulator gives MVRVRQPSPQTAAVLAALAAAGDGWSHGYDLCRALGLKAGTVYPILIRLAERGHVDTSWETDPPRGRPPRHLYRLSTAGAELARSLAASAQAADSATPGTARLAPRTA, from the coding sequence ATGGTACGCGTACGACAGCCCTCACCGCAGACCGCGGCCGTGCTCGCCGCCCTCGCCGCAGCGGGCGACGGCTGGAGCCACGGCTACGACCTGTGCCGTGCCCTCGGCCTGAAAGCGGGCACCGTCTACCCGATCCTCATCCGCCTCGCCGAACGCGGGCACGTGGACACCTCCTGGGAGACCGATCCGCCGCGCGGCCGCCCGCCCCGCCACCTCTACCGGCTCAGCACCGCGGGCGCCGAGCTCGCCCGCTCCCTCGCCGCCTCGGCCCAGGCCGCCGACAGCGCCACCCCAGGCACCGCCCGGCTCGCGCCGCGCACGGCCTGA
- a CDS encoding alpha/beta fold hydrolase, whose product MRKVLSALAAATLLSGVAVAVNAGPAAAAAPRPVIFLHGAAGSAAQFETQAKRFASNGYPVGFVDAIDYDYSFTAESSAQVLNRLEQRIDQLRQQTGAAQVDLVAHSLGTFLSHSFLDTRSRAAKVAHYVNLDGATAFSRPGGVPTLAIWGEGSTLRRIWGATNVYQSDQSHTQTVTSTQSFTQMFRFFTGASPATTAVTAETGPVTLSGKAVLFPSNAAATGVRVDVYEVSATTGRRLTATPLAQFTIGADAAFGPFTADPAARYEFAVNHAGGQVQHQYLPPFRRTDRLIRLLTNRPGEGISARVPVGPGHSALTVTRYKEWWGDQGTGSDALAVNGTNILNGVTAPRSKRVIGMFAHDQHLDRRTDLTTALPDFDETFISAADVYVPASADASGSITVTVQSRAGGGTFQYVVPNWPSATDRIALTAPDL is encoded by the coding sequence ATGCGAAAGGTCCTCAGCGCGCTGGCGGCCGCCACGCTGCTGTCCGGCGTGGCCGTGGCGGTGAACGCCGGACCGGCCGCCGCCGCGGCGCCACGGCCGGTCATCTTCCTCCACGGCGCCGCCGGCTCCGCGGCGCAGTTCGAGACGCAGGCCAAACGCTTCGCGAGCAACGGCTATCCCGTCGGCTTCGTGGACGCGATCGACTACGACTACAGCTTCACCGCCGAGAGCAGCGCCCAGGTGCTCAACCGGCTGGAGCAGCGCATCGACCAGCTGCGCCAGCAGACCGGGGCGGCGCAGGTCGACCTGGTGGCCCACTCGCTGGGCACCTTCCTCAGCCACAGCTTCCTGGACACGCGCTCGCGGGCGGCGAAGGTGGCGCACTACGTGAACCTCGACGGGGCCACCGCGTTCAGCCGTCCGGGCGGCGTGCCCACGCTCGCGATCTGGGGTGAGGGCTCGACGCTGCGGCGCATCTGGGGCGCCACGAACGTGTACCAGAGCGACCAGTCCCACACGCAGACCGTCACCTCGACGCAGAGCTTCACACAGATGTTCCGCTTCTTCACCGGGGCGAGCCCGGCCACGACCGCTGTCACGGCCGAGACGGGGCCGGTGACGCTGTCGGGCAAGGCGGTGCTGTTCCCCTCGAATGCCGCCGCGACCGGGGTGCGGGTCGACGTGTACGAGGTCAGCGCCACCACCGGCCGCCGCCTGACCGCCACTCCCCTGGCGCAGTTCACCATCGGCGCGGACGCCGCGTTCGGTCCGTTCACCGCCGACCCGGCCGCCCGCTACGAGTTCGCCGTCAACCATGCGGGCGGGCAGGTGCAGCACCAGTACCTGCCGCCGTTCCGGCGCACCGACCGGCTGATCCGGCTGCTGACCAACCGGCCTGGCGAGGGCATCAGCGCCCGGGTGCCGGTCGGTCCCGGACACAGCGCGCTGACCGTCACCCGCTACAAGGAGTGGTGGGGTGACCAGGGCACGGGCAGCGACGCGCTGGCCGTGAACGGCACGAACATCCTCAACGGCGTCACCGCGCCGCGCAGCAAGCGTGTGATCGGCATGTTCGCCCACGACCAGCACCTGGACCGGCGCACCGACCTGACGACGGCGCTGCCCGACTTCGACGAGACGTTCATCTCGGCCGCCGACGTGTACGTCCCGGCCAGCGCCGACGCGAGCGGCAGCATCACCGTGACCGTCCAGTCCCGCGCCGGGGGCGGCACGTTCCAGTACGTGGTGCCGAACTGGCCCTCGGCCACCGATCGCATCGCGCTCACCGCACCCGACCTCTGA
- a CDS encoding GNAT family N-acetyltransferase has translation MTHPLDDPVRSALSGPHAHLAQRRGRILRYPPDMLRFIAIPDPPGPADWADVAALTAGDAGPGAGVVVAPPEGWALTNIGLGLQLVDSGEMAVCPDAEAVRLGPADLPEITAFVARHRHGRRFLPRTLELGVYLGIRRGGALVAMAGERLRPVGWSELSAVCTDPAHRRQGLALRLTRAVIAAVRERGDTAFLHVHDDNVAAIALYARLGFRLRREISMATVHVPAQRGPARPG, from the coding sequence GTGACGCATCCACTCGACGACCCGGTGCGGTCGGCGCTGTCCGGGCCGCACGCCCACCTGGCCCAGCGGCGCGGGCGCATCCTGCGCTACCCGCCGGACATGCTGCGGTTCATCGCGATCCCGGATCCGCCCGGCCCGGCGGACTGGGCCGACGTCGCCGCACTGACCGCCGGGGACGCGGGGCCGGGGGCGGGGGTCGTGGTGGCGCCACCCGAGGGCTGGGCGCTCACCAACATCGGCCTGGGGCTGCAGCTCGTCGACAGCGGCGAGATGGCGGTATGCCCCGACGCCGAGGCGGTGCGGCTCGGCCCCGCCGACCTGCCGGAGATCACGGCGTTCGTCGCCCGCCATCGCCACGGCCGCCGCTTCCTGCCGCGCACCCTGGAGCTGGGTGTGTACCTGGGCATCCGGCGCGGGGGCGCGCTGGTGGCGATGGCCGGCGAGCGGCTGCGCCCAGTGGGCTGGAGCGAGCTGAGCGCCGTGTGCACCGACCCGGCCCACCGGCGGCAGGGTCTGGCGCTGCGGCTGACCCGGGCGGTGATCGCGGCGGTACGCGAGCGCGGCGACACGGCCTTCCTCCACGTGCACGACGACAACGTCGCGGCGATCGCGCTCTACGCGCGGCTCGGTTTCCGGCTGCGGCGCGAGATCTCCATGGCGACGGTCCACGTCCCGGCGCAGCGGGGTCCGGCCAGGCCCGGCTGA
- a CDS encoding polysaccharide lyase family 1 protein translates to MKRSVVVRLLAAGATAATAAAIGLTLQVPQAAAAVGGVTGYATQNGGTTGGAGGQTVQASTGTAIHAALCNRASSSTPIIIQVSGTINHGNTAKVSGSSCNTADGVIELKEISNVTIIGVGSGAIFDQLGIHIRDSSNIIIQNVTIRNVKKSGSPTSNGGDAIGMESTVRRVWVDHVTLEASGGESEGYDGLFDMKNDVEYVTLSYSILRNSGRGGLIGSSETDTGSGYITFHHNLYTNIDSRTPLLRGGIAHIYNNHYVSLNESGINSRAGARAKVENNYFKNSKDVLGTFYTDAAGYWQASGNILDNVTWSSPSSDTNPAGPSMPSNTTVSIPYSYSLDAASCVPSVVAATAGANKGLQVSNGSCTPVSPTAGPSASPTRTAGPSPSVSPTRSPSTSPTASPNPPSGTNLSLASGAGADGSSKADGTSYGNVRDGSLSTYWSPTGATGDISVKWGSNVTVGRAVIREPSGTSGSIGSWQLINYNTGAVLASGSGAGTITFTATSLSKITFRINSSSGAPKVAEFETYAS, encoded by the coding sequence ATGAAGCGCTCAGTCGTAGTACGGCTGCTGGCGGCGGGGGCCACCGCGGCCACCGCCGCCGCGATCGGCCTGACCCTCCAGGTCCCCCAGGCGGCGGCCGCCGTCGGCGGCGTGACCGGCTACGCCACCCAGAACGGCGGGACCACCGGCGGCGCCGGCGGCCAGACCGTGCAGGCGTCCACCGGCACCGCGATCCACGCCGCCCTGTGCAACCGGGCCAGCAGCAGCACCCCGATCATCATCCAGGTCTCGGGCACGATCAACCACGGCAACACCGCCAAGGTGTCCGGCAGCAGCTGCAACACCGCTGACGGCGTGATCGAGCTCAAGGAGATCAGCAACGTCACGATCATCGGCGTCGGCAGCGGCGCGATCTTCGACCAGCTGGGCATCCACATCCGGGACTCCAGCAACATCATCATCCAGAACGTGACCATCCGGAACGTCAAGAAGTCCGGCTCACCCACCTCCAACGGCGGCGACGCCATCGGCATGGAGAGCACCGTCCGCCGGGTCTGGGTCGACCACGTCACCCTGGAGGCGTCGGGCGGCGAGTCCGAGGGCTACGACGGCCTGTTCGACATGAAGAACGACGTGGAGTACGTGACGCTGTCCTACAGCATCCTGCGCAACTCCGGCCGCGGCGGCCTCATCGGCTCCAGCGAGACCGACACCGGCAGCGGGTACATCACGTTCCACCACAACCTGTACACGAACATCGACTCGCGTACGCCCCTGCTGCGCGGCGGCATCGCGCACATCTACAACAACCACTACGTCAGCCTCAACGAGTCCGGCATCAACTCCCGGGCCGGGGCGCGCGCCAAGGTGGAGAACAACTACTTCAAGAACTCCAAGGACGTGCTCGGCACGTTCTACACCGACGCGGCCGGCTACTGGCAGGCCAGCGGCAACATCCTCGACAACGTGACCTGGTCGTCCCCCAGCTCGGACACCAACCCGGCCGGGCCGAGCATGCCGTCGAACACCACCGTCAGCATTCCCTACTCCTACAGCCTCGACGCGGCCAGCTGCGTGCCGTCCGTGGTCGCCGCGACCGCCGGCGCCAACAAGGGCCTGCAGGTGTCCAACGGCAGCTGCACCCCGGTCTCGCCGACCGCCGGCCCGTCGGCCAGCCCCACCCGGACCGCGGGCCCGTCGCCGTCGGTCAGCCCGACCCGCTCGCCCAGCACCTCGCCGACGGCGTCGCCGAACCCGCCGAGCGGGACCAACCTCAGCCTCGCCTCCGGCGCGGGCGCGGACGGCTCCAGCAAGGCCGACGGCACCAGCTACGGCAACGTCCGCGACGGCAGCCTGAGCACCTACTGGTCGCCGACCGGCGCGACCGGTGACATCTCGGTCAAGTGGGGCTCGAACGTCACCGTGGGCCGGGCCGTCATCCGGGAGCCCTCCGGCACCTCGGGCAGCATCGGCTCGTGGCAGCTGATCAACTACAACACCGGCGCCGTGCTGGCGTCGGGCAGCGGGGCGGGCACCATCACCTTCACCGCCACCTCGCTCAGCAAGATCACTTTCCGGATCAACAGCTCGTCCGGTGCCCCGAAGGTCGCCGAGTTCGAGACGTACGCGTCGTAG
- a CDS encoding helix-turn-helix domain-containing protein, with translation MSSAGRELQRWRKRRRLSLRALAEKVNYSYVYLWEIERGGKPALAMVMAACDRALEAGGELARLAEKGGDVKRREFLQSTVAAPLMLRGALSGLNDQLWKVYVAASDKSSLLPLANAQLVITDDDLMRADVLQLIGEIYFDGNRYSDAVRCYTEAATAASGTNADHDLWACALIRHAFVGVYERRFADALRLLELAEGVAARGDSQLTTSPWVQVVKAQALAGLGDASGCRRSLDLSHALDGRTNNGGWLRFDGSRIAEEAGACFIQLGRPDQAEIQLEQALAGLATSSRRRGVVLADLAMVGVMRKDREYALHYASGALSIARETGSGLLTRKLMNIQAEMLGAW, from the coding sequence ATGAGTAGCGCAGGTCGGGAGCTGCAACGCTGGCGCAAGAGACGTCGGCTGTCCCTGCGAGCCCTTGCCGAGAAGGTCAACTACAGCTACGTCTATCTGTGGGAGATCGAGAGAGGCGGCAAGCCGGCACTGGCCATGGTGATGGCAGCATGTGATCGTGCATTGGAAGCAGGCGGGGAGTTGGCCCGCCTTGCTGAAAAGGGCGGGGATGTGAAGCGACGGGAGTTCCTCCAGAGCACGGTTGCCGCACCGCTGATGCTCCGTGGTGCCCTGAGCGGGCTCAATGATCAGCTCTGGAAGGTCTACGTCGCGGCCTCGGACAAGAGTTCACTGCTTCCGCTGGCCAATGCCCAGCTCGTGATCACTGACGACGACCTGATGCGTGCTGATGTATTGCAGCTCATCGGGGAGATCTACTTCGACGGCAACCGCTACTCGGACGCGGTGCGCTGCTACACGGAAGCCGCGACAGCCGCCAGCGGCACGAACGCTGATCACGACCTCTGGGCTTGCGCGCTCATCCGCCACGCCTTCGTCGGCGTCTACGAACGCCGGTTCGCGGACGCACTGCGCCTGCTGGAACTGGCCGAGGGTGTGGCAGCTCGCGGGGACAGTCAGCTCACGACCTCGCCATGGGTGCAGGTCGTAAAGGCGCAAGCGCTGGCCGGCCTGGGCGATGCCAGCGGGTGCAGGCGGTCGCTGGACCTGTCCCACGCTCTTGACGGCCGTACGAACAACGGTGGCTGGCTGCGGTTCGACGGTTCTCGCATTGCCGAGGAGGCCGGGGCCTGTTTCATCCAGCTCGGTCGCCCAGACCAGGCCGAGATCCAGCTTGAACAGGCGCTCGCCGGTCTCGCTACGTCGTCGAGGCGGCGTGGCGTCGTCTTGGCGGACCTGGCCATGGTCGGCGTCATGCGCAAAGATCGCGAATACGCGCTCCACTACGCCAGCGGGGCGCTGTCGATCGCGCGAGAGACCGGCTCCGGCCTGCTCACGCGCAAGCTCATGAACATTCAAGCCGAGATGCTGGGGGCATGGTGA
- a CDS encoding permease prefix domain 1-containing protein: MTVDSNNDLETQIAEWRAYVRRRHSMHQADAEELEDHLRGRIADLTEAGLHPDEAFLIAVKRMGSLDELSREFAREHSDRLWKQLVLTGDDPEAPARSRRELPVMVACAAAAALAIKVPGWLGLDMDSDDAASFFLRNASLFALVPLAAYFAWQRRLGAGVIGLLAAFFALGATAVNTYPMAGDSHTLVLAAIHLPIALWLVVGVAYVGGEWRSGQRRMDFIRFTGEFLIYYALLALGGGVLTAFTAGTFNAIGIDPETFISQWLLPCGAAAAVVVAAWLVEAKQSVVENMAPVLTKVFTPLFTATLLAFLGAVAFTTSVIDVEREVLIVFDLLLVVVLGLLLYALSARNPAARPGLFDKLQLALVVSALVIDVLVLIAITGRITGFGFTANKTAALGENLILLANLAWSAWLFLGFIRGRMPFGKLEQWQTRYLAVYAVWAWTVVLVFPPLFDFA, translated from the coding sequence ATGACCGTCGACAGCAACAACGACCTGGAGACCCAGATCGCCGAGTGGCGCGCGTACGTGCGCCGCCGCCACTCGATGCACCAGGCCGACGCCGAGGAACTCGAGGACCACCTGCGCGGCCGCATCGCCGACCTCACCGAGGCCGGCCTGCACCCCGACGAGGCCTTCCTCATCGCCGTCAAGCGCATGGGCAGCCTCGACGAGCTTTCCCGCGAGTTCGCCCGGGAGCACTCCGACCGGCTGTGGAAGCAGCTGGTGCTGACCGGCGACGACCCCGAGGCACCTGCCCGCAGCCGCCGGGAGCTGCCGGTCATGGTGGCCTGCGCGGCCGCGGCCGCCCTGGCGATCAAGGTGCCCGGCTGGCTCGGCCTCGACATGGACAGCGACGACGCCGCCTCCTTCTTCCTTCGCAACGCCAGCCTGTTCGCGCTGGTGCCGCTGGCCGCGTACTTCGCGTGGCAGCGCCGGCTCGGCGCCGGGGTCATCGGGCTGCTCGCGGCGTTCTTCGCGCTCGGCGCGACCGCCGTCAACACGTACCCGATGGCGGGCGATTCGCACACGCTGGTGCTCGCCGCGATCCACCTGCCGATCGCGCTCTGGCTGGTGGTCGGCGTCGCCTACGTCGGCGGCGAGTGGCGCTCCGGGCAGCGCCGGATGGACTTCATCAGGTTCACCGGTGAATTCCTGATCTACTACGCGCTGCTCGCGCTCGGCGGCGGGGTGCTCACCGCGTTCACCGCCGGGACGTTCAACGCCATCGGCATCGACCCGGAGACGTTCATCTCGCAGTGGCTGCTGCCCTGCGGCGCGGCCGCCGCGGTCGTGGTCGCCGCGTGGCTGGTCGAGGCCAAGCAGAGCGTCGTGGAGAACATGGCGCCCGTGCTGACCAAGGTGTTCACGCCGCTGTTCACCGCGACGCTGCTGGCGTTCCTCGGCGCCGTCGCCTTCACCACCAGCGTCATCGACGTCGAGCGCGAAGTGCTCATCGTGTTCGACCTGCTGCTCGTGGTGGTGCTGGGGCTGCTGCTGTACGCCCTGTCGGCGCGCAACCCCGCGGCCAGGCCCGGCCTGTTCGACAAGCTGCAGCTGGCGCTCGTGGTCAGTGCGCTGGTCATCGACGTGCTGGTGCTGATCGCGATCACCGGCCGGATCACCGGGTTCGGCTTCACCGCCAACAAGACCGCGGCCCTGGGTGAGAACCTCATCCTGCTGGCCAACCTGGCCTGGTCGGCGTGGCTGTTCCTCGGCTTCATCCGCGGGCGGATGCCGTTCGGCAAGCTGGAGCAGTGGCAGACGCGGTACCTGGCCGTGTACGCGGTCTGGGCCTGGACGGTCGTGCTGGTGTTCCCGCCGCTGTTCGACTTCGCTTGA
- a CDS encoding PadR family transcriptional regulator, which produces MHITKDLVAASATPLVLGILAEGESYGYAILKQVNDLSGGHLEWTDGLLYPLLHRLERLGYVESHWQSPAGERRRKYYRITDLGRAELTEQRRQWAAVVDTLRGVWNAAPMPLPLIAPAGA; this is translated from the coding sequence GTGCACATCACGAAAGATCTCGTCGCGGCCTCGGCGACCCCCCTCGTCCTCGGCATCCTCGCCGAGGGCGAGAGCTACGGCTACGCGATCCTCAAACAGGTCAACGACCTGTCCGGCGGCCATCTCGAATGGACCGACGGCCTGCTCTACCCCCTGCTGCACCGGCTGGAGCGGCTCGGCTACGTCGAGTCCCACTGGCAGAGCCCGGCCGGCGAGCGCCGCCGCAAGTACTACCGCATCACCGACCTGGGCCGCGCCGAGCTGACCGAGCAGCGCCGCCAGTGGGCCGCGGTCGTCGACACCCTGCGCGGGGTGTGGAACGCCGCGCCCATGCCGCTGCCGCTCATCGCACCGGCCGGGGCGTGA
- a CDS encoding UvrD-helicase domain-containing protein, whose amino-acid sequence MPDARTQEIAIEQQAVDQVYERVEVMRAQARELAREGHQRATTGLTTGLVERDAMVIRADRRLRTLDAEAEGLVFGRLDYDDGEVYRIGRLGLRDEQSEPLLVDWRAPAAAAFYRATSGEPLGVVRRRIIISRGPEVIDLDDDLLDPDGAGELRVLGEGALLAALRRSRGPLMRDIVTTIQREQDEAIRSPARGVTVVTGGPGTGKTQVALHRAAYLLYTDRGRFADGRVLVVGPSTVFTNYISRVLPALGEDSVHLRAIGELYDGVTATRRDPAAVAEIKGADSMPRLLTELMWQTPPGAPERLRLVYAGQVLTLDAAALAQARVRARERADRLGTAPNAARGLAAAALLEALWTRVDGEHLERGAFVEDLADRGEFLSFLRDWWPHLTPPDVLSWLDDPARSAPLLGAAAAEALAATYRDRDGWAVDDVPLLDELTGLLGEAPPPRRPAQAEAGWQLRELTTGTQRVDTFVLSLGLHDGWSLYAPGHPTPIALAGPRIDNDATHAAQRWAEAVILREGHRVLSWTDGFDPHGEDGYVPVLAEPLPPPEPEPEDIGGDDYAHVILDEAQDLSPMEARMIARRAAYASMTIVGDLGQATHPLAAASWPELLTRLGRREARTLELRTGYRVPQALADYAARLLPPGIAPTRSYRPGGELTVRRVDDLHAAVREAVRDAPRDATTAVIAADHTAAALAPLVEGATVVPAGVVKGLEYDHVIVVEPAEILAAEPRGASRLYVVLTRAVASLAVLHHAPLPPALHP is encoded by the coding sequence GTGCCTGACGCCAGAACGCAGGAGATCGCCATTGAACAGCAGGCCGTCGATCAGGTCTACGAGCGCGTCGAGGTGATGCGGGCACAGGCCCGCGAGCTGGCCCGGGAGGGCCACCAGCGCGCCACCACCGGGCTGACCACCGGTCTCGTCGAACGCGACGCGATGGTCATCCGGGCGGACCGGCGCCTGCGCACCCTGGACGCCGAGGCCGAGGGTCTCGTGTTCGGCCGGCTCGACTACGACGACGGCGAGGTCTACCGCATCGGCCGCCTCGGGCTGCGCGACGAGCAGTCCGAACCGCTGCTGGTCGACTGGCGCGCCCCGGCCGCGGCAGCGTTCTACCGGGCCACGTCCGGCGAGCCGCTCGGCGTCGTGCGCCGCCGCATCATCATCAGCCGGGGCCCCGAGGTCATCGACCTCGACGACGACCTGCTCGACCCGGACGGCGCCGGTGAGCTGCGCGTGCTCGGCGAAGGCGCGCTGCTCGCGGCGCTGCGGCGCTCGCGCGGCCCGCTCATGCGCGACATCGTCACCACCATCCAGCGCGAGCAGGACGAGGCCATCCGCTCGCCCGCCCGGGGCGTGACCGTCGTCACCGGCGGTCCGGGCACCGGCAAGACCCAGGTCGCGCTGCACCGCGCGGCATACCTGCTCTACACCGACCGGGGGCGCTTCGCCGACGGGCGGGTCCTGGTCGTCGGTCCGTCCACCGTGTTCACCAACTACATCAGCCGGGTGCTGCCCGCGCTCGGCGAGGACAGCGTGCACCTGCGCGCCATCGGCGAGCTGTACGACGGGGTGACCGCCACGCGCCGCGATCCCGCGGCCGTCGCCGAGATCAAGGGCGCGGACAGCATGCCGCGGCTGCTGACCGAGCTGATGTGGCAGACCCCGCCGGGCGCGCCCGAGCGGCTGCGGCTGGTGTACGCGGGCCAGGTGCTCACCCTCGACGCGGCCGCTCTGGCCCAGGCGCGGGTACGCGCCCGCGAGCGCGCCGACCGGCTCGGCACCGCCCCCAACGCCGCCCGGGGCCTGGCCGCCGCCGCCCTGCTGGAGGCGCTGTGGACGCGCGTCGACGGCGAGCACCTGGAACGCGGCGCGTTCGTCGAGGACCTCGCGGACCGGGGCGAGTTCCTGAGCTTCCTGCGCGACTGGTGGCCCCACCTGACCCCGCCGGACGTGCTGTCCTGGCTGGACGACCCGGCCCGTTCCGCGCCCCTGCTCGGCGCTGCGGCCGCCGAGGCGCTCGCCGCGACCTACCGCGACCGTGACGGCTGGGCCGTGGACGACGTGCCGCTGCTCGACGAGCTGACCGGCCTGCTCGGCGAGGCGCCCCCGCCGCGCCGCCCGGCCCAGGCCGAGGCCGGCTGGCAGCTGCGCGAACTCACCACCGGCACGCAGCGCGTCGACACGTTCGTGCTCAGCCTCGGCCTGCACGACGGCTGGAGCCTGTACGCGCCCGGCCACCCGACGCCGATCGCGCTGGCCGGGCCGCGGATCGACAACGACGCGACGCACGCCGCGCAGCGCTGGGCCGAGGCCGTCATCCTGCGCGAGGGCCACCGGGTGTTGAGCTGGACCGACGGCTTCGACCCGCACGGCGAGGACGGGTACGTGCCGGTGCTCGCCGAGCCGCTGCCGCCGCCGGAGCCCGAGCCGGAGGACATCGGCGGGGACGACTACGCCCACGTCATCCTCGACGAGGCGCAGGACCTGTCCCCGATGGAGGCCCGGATGATCGCCCGCCGGGCCGCGTACGCGTCGATGACGATCGTCGGCGACCTCGGCCAGGCGACCCACCCGCTGGCCGCCGCGTCCTGGCCGGAGCTGCTCACCCGGCTCGGCCGCCGCGAGGCGCGCACCCTGGAACTGCGCACCGGCTACCGGGTGCCGCAGGCGCTGGCCGACTACGCCGCCCGGCTGCTGCCGCCCGGCATCGCCCCGACCCGCTCCTACCGGCCCGGCGGCGAGCTGACCGTACGCCGGGTCGACGACCTGCACGCCGCGGTCCGCGAGGCGGTACGCGACGCGCCCCGGGATGCGACGACCGCCGTCATCGCCGCCGACCACACCGCCGCCGCGCTGGCGCCGCTGGTCGAGGGCGCGACGGTGGTGCCCGCCGGCGTCGTCAAGGGCCTGGAGTACGACCACGTGATCGTGGTCGAGCCCGCCGAGATCCTCGCCGCCGAACCCCGCGGTGCCAGCCGCCTCTACGTCGTCCTCACCCGCGCCGTGGCCAGTCTCGCCGTCCTCCACCACGCCCCCCTGCCCCCGGCCCTCCACCCCTGA
- a CDS encoding sugar ABC transporter permease — MLDTPAKTPRNGTSVLLGLLALIPATVLLFTGYLVPSVRTLLASFTDASLLDKPAESVGGDNYSAIIDEFAESLVGPLLLALALTFTALIGGLLLAWLAALAGRRGRWAVRAAFALPMAAVGATMAAVAWLLSFESPRDLNPFLTQYGAFAALAVGLGATAFLLVLRRSTRLGDAWPGLLLVSGVITATSLAYALQSFTFPYLLRGPDGPRFGSPAMLIFDVGFRFADLGVASAGAVLLLAVLAVLGLGVTVWLIAARARVVEAAAEAAPDQAAGSSPWTVVSLVVTAVAALIALGSLVPWLTSSLSFSAPARESGVLPHLVSTWIPPLLSTLLGVTAAVLAGYGIGALRPLGRRSELLLLPFAPWLFTGLPALIPDAFRHRIEDGSEFLFLVPPASLSIPVLFGSALLFRGVRLTRALPVVGLAGLMVWVVAAQDTLWPLIAGMRPDSAPMQVVVLQTMTEYSYRGLDGGGGVTGWLYPLPLLLVIAAAIAAVQLLSLDRLALRTGRDDAPAAEPFPAVPAQATDPYPAAPAQPAAPAAEPPIAASAGDHESPKDSTA; from the coding sequence ATGTTGGACACCCCCGCCAAGACACCTCGCAACGGCACGAGTGTGCTGCTCGGCCTGCTCGCACTGATCCCAGCGACCGTGCTCCTGTTCACCGGCTACCTGGTCCCGTCCGTCCGGACGCTGCTGGCGAGCTTCACCGACGCCTCCCTGCTCGACAAGCCGGCCGAGTCGGTGGGCGGCGACAACTACAGCGCCATCATCGACGAATTCGCCGAGTCGCTGGTCGGGCCGCTGCTGCTGGCCCTGGCGCTGACCTTCACCGCACTGATCGGCGGCCTGCTGCTGGCCTGGCTCGCCGCGCTGGCCGGACGGCGCGGGCGGTGGGCCGTGCGCGCCGCGTTCGCACTGCCCATGGCCGCCGTGGGCGCCACCATGGCCGCCGTCGCCTGGCTGCTGTCCTTCGAGTCGCCGCGCGACCTCAACCCCTTCCTCACGCAGTACGGCGCGTTCGCCGCGCTCGCCGTGGGCCTGGGCGCGACCGCGTTCCTGCTGGTCCTGCGCCGGTCCACCCGACTCGGCGACGCCTGGCCCGGCCTGCTGCTGGTGAGCGGGGTCATCACCGCCACCTCCCTGGCGTACGCCCTGCAGTCGTTCACCTTCCCGTACCTGCTGCGGGGGCCGGACGGCCCGCGCTTCGGATCGCCCGCCATGCTGATCTTCGACGTCGGGTTCCGCTTCGCCGACCTGGGCGTGGCCTCGGCCGGTGCCGTGCTGCTGCTGGCGGTGCTCGCCGTGCTCGGCCTGGGCGTCACCGTATGGCTGATCGCCGCCCGCGCCCGGGTGGTCGAGGCCGCCGCCGAGGCCGCGCCCGACCAGGCCGCGGGCAGTTCGCCGTGGACCGTCGTCTCGCTGGTGGTCACCGCGGTGGCGGCGCTGATCGCGCTCGGCTCGCTGGTGCCGTGGCTGACCAGCTCGCTGTCGTTCTCGGCCCCGGCCCGGGAGTCCGGGGTGCTGCCGCACCTGGTCTCCACCTGGATCCCGCCGCTGCTGTCCACACTGCTCGGGGTGACCGCGGCCGTGCTCGCCGGATACGGCATCGGCGCGCTGCGCCCACTCGGCCGGCGCAGCGAGCTGCTGCTGCTGCCGTTCGCGCCGTGGCTGTTCACCGGGCTGCCCGCGCTGATCCCGGACGCGTTCCGGCACCGGATCGAGGACGGCAGCGAGTTCCTGTTCCTGGTCCCGCCCGCGTCGCTGAGCATCCCGGTGCTGTTCGGCAGCGCGCTGCTGTTCCGGGGCGTGCGGCTGACCCGGGCCCTGCCCGTGGTCGGCCTGGCCGGGCTGATGGTCTGGGTCGTCGCGGCGCAGGACACCCTGTGGCCGCTGATCGCCGGCATGCGGCCGGACTCCGCGCCGATGCAGGTCGTCGTGCTGCAGACCATGACGGAGTACAGCTACCGCGGCCTGGACGGCGGCGGCGGCGTGACCGGCTGGCTCTACCCGCTGCCGCTGCTGCTCGTCATCGCCGCCGCGATCGCCGCGGTGCAGCTCCTGTCCCTGGACCGGCTCGCCCTGCGCACCGGCCGCGACGACGCCCCGGCGGCCGAGCCGTTCCCGGCCGTTCCCGCACAGGCCACCGACCCGTACCCGGCGGCCCCCGCCCAGCCCGCCGCCCCGGCAGCCGAACCCCCGATCGCCGCCTCGGCCGGGGACCACGAGAGCCCCAAGGACAGCACGGCCTGA